The genomic stretch CCCCCGGCGCCGATGGGTATTTGCTTAGCCAAGCCGGTGCCAGAAAGCTCGTTAAAATCATTGATAATACGGGAATCCCTGATGGAGGAACGGATTGGTTCCTGCTGACTGTCTCTTTGGATGCCCATCGACTGCTTGAGAGTCGGGACCTATCAGGGAAGTTGTCCGCTCGGGGTGCTGAGCTGAGCACCGAGATGGACTGTACTGCGAGTTGAGGTTCAGGGGCCGCACGGCCGGGGTGTTGTTGTCATCGATGGCTGTCTTCGGTCGGGGTTGGGGCGTCCGGCCCCTGATCGCGGCTGTTGCCGATCGCGCCCTTGGAGGGGCGCCATCGGACAGCCACGGGGGCCTGGATTGTTGAGGGTCAAGCAGCCACAGGTTTCTGCGGTCGCGGATGGTTGATGCTCACAACCTGTGGCTGTAACCAGTTGCGGGGTGGCCGGCTCCAGCGCTGAGGATGCCTCTGCCGAGCTTCCTCATAGGTCTGTTGGCGGATGGCGCAGATCGCGTCAGCCTGGCCGTAATGGCGCTGATTGGGCGTCACGTACTTGATGCCGCTGTGCCGGTGCTCAGCGTTGTACCACTCGACAAAGCCATCCACCCAGGCTTTCACCGAAAGCAGATCCCGGAATCGCCTGAGCGGATAACTCTGGTGGTATTTCATCGTGCGGAACCACGACTCGGCATAGGCGTTGTCATTGCTGACGCGTGGCCTCGAGAACGAAAGCGACACCCCCAGCTCCGCCATCTTGGCCGCCAGAGTGAATGAGCGCATGGGGGCGCCATTGTCCGAGTGCAGGACCGCAGCAGTCTCCTTGCTGATCCCTTCATCGCGGCAGACACGATCAAAGAATGCGCTGGCCAACTCGCTACATTCATGCTCATGCACCTCTGCGCCGAGGATGCGCCGGCTCCATACATCCATCACCATGTAGAGGTAATAGAACTGCCCCTTCACGGGGCCGGGGAGGAGGGTGATATCCCAGGCCAGTACTTGATGGATGCCCGTTGCTTCCAACACCGGAACCTCCCTGGGCTCACGCGGCAGGCGGGTTCTGCCACGGTGGTTCAGCAGACCCTCTTGCCGCATGATGCGGTAAATCGTGGACTCTGAACCCACATAGATTCGCTCCTCGGCAAGGATGGCCACGATCTGGGCGGGAGTGAGGTCCGCGAATCGCGGATCGTTGACGATGTGAATTAAGCGCTGCCGCTCTTCTGGTGTGAATCGGTGCGCCACATTCCGTGGAGAGCCTTTGCGGCGATCCTGGCTGAATCCATGTGTCTGGAACGCAATGCCCCAGCGCCGTAACGTGCGTGAGCAGATACCGATCAGATCTGCAATCGCCGTGGCAGAAGCCCCTTCTTTGAGACCTTCTCGGAACAATTCCATCAGCTGACTTCTATCCTCTGGCGGGATCATTGTTCCTCGTCCCGTGGCCACAGCTGATCGAGCTTTTTTGAGAGCATCAGCAGTGTTGCCGCCTCCGAGAGAGCCTTCTCCTTCTTCTCCAATTCGCGTTGTAAGCGGCGATTCTGGCGAATCAGCTCCTGATTCTTACGCTGAAGTTCTCGCTGATCAGCCATGCTCGGAGCGCTGGGGCCATTGGCATCCTCGGCGGCCTGCCGCCAGCGGGCAAGCTGTTTGGGGTAGAGGCCCCGCTCACGGCAGAAGGCCCCGAGATCAGGGCCACTCAGGCCGGCCGCCTGGATCACAGCGGCCAGCTTGTCGAGAGCGCTCCACTGCTCTGGCGGCTTGGTGGTGGCTGGCACGAGCTGACCCTGCTTCTGCCACTGGCTGCGCCAGTTGTAGAGGGTCTGGGTCGTGATCCCGGTAGAGCGGGCGATCTCGGCCACGCTCTCCCGGTTTGGCGGGCTCATGCGCTGGCGGACTTGGTCCCGCACAGCGGTGTCATAGGTCGGTTTCATGGTCGTCGGTTTGGCCCCCTGGTGGATGGGTCAGACCGAGCGGACAACTTTCCTGACGCAGGGGGAGTCCGGTGCGCGACCGCCTGCAAAGACTTCAGTCAAAGCCAACCAATCTGGGCCACCCAGAGCTGCATTCCTGTGTGACGTCGAGGCCATTATCATTTCATCAGCCATACCACCTGTTCATCAGGACAAGACAACGTTGATCCTGTTGGTCGGACGCAACTTGATGGAAAATCACCGGATTGAGCCACTGCTGAAACCGCCCGGTGCCCCCCTCAAGAAGACCGGCTCGACGTTCGATATGATGCACCCCTTGGGTGGATTTGATCGTCCCAGCGCGCCTATCCCAGCAACGAAATCGCCTTGATCTGGTCCTGTTCGGTGGTACCAGCAGCACTGCACCTGGCTGGCGTCCCCGGCAGTGGTGTAAATCCCCAGGGCCTCAGCCCGGCGTAGCCGGGCTGAGCGTCCGCACCTCAGGCGATCGGCTCCACGGCTGACGTTGCAAGGGGTGGGCAGGCCCGTTTCCCTGGTTTGAGAACCACCTCAACCAGACAGACCATGCCCAAGACCCATGCTGCCGTACCTGAGCTGGCCTCGCTACTCGATGGCAGCAGTGCCGGGGAGCTGATCCCTGAACTGGCACGCCACGGCCTGCAGCAGCTGATCGAGCTGGAGCTCGCTGCCTTCCTCGGTGCGGACTGGCACGAGCGCACCGAGGAGCGGCTCGGCCACCGCAACGGCTACCGGCCTCGCACCCTGACCACCCAGGTGGGGGATCTGGCACTGCAGATCCCGAAACTGCGCGCGGGCAGCTTCCTCCCCTCGATCCTCGAACCCCGCCGCCGGGTTGATCAGGCCCTGTACGCGGTGATCATGGAGGCTTACATCGGTGGGGTCTCGACCCGCAAGGTCGATGCCCTGGTGGCGGCGCTCGGCTCCCAGAGCGGCATCTCCAAGTCGCAGGTGAGTCGCATCTGTCAGGAGATCGACCAGCAGGTGCAGGCGTTTCTGAGCCGGCCCCTGGAGAGCAGCGGCTACGCCTACGTCTATCTCGATGCCACCTACCTCAAGGGGCGGCTGGGCAAGGCTCAGCAGGTCTGCTCCCGCGCTGTCGTCGTCGCCATGGGGGTGAACGAGGATGGTCGCCGGGAGTTGCTGGGCCTCAAGGTCGGCGACAGCGAGACCGAGAGCTTCTGGGCGGAGTTCATCGCCCATCTCAAAGAACGGGGCCTGGGTGGCGTCAGGCTGGTGATCTCTGACGCCCACACCGGCCTCACCAAGGCGATCCGCCGCCAGCTGCAGGGAAGCGTCTGGCAGCGCTGCCGCGTCCATTTCGCCCGCAACCTGCTGCAGTGCGTCCCCAAGGCTCACCAGGGCATGGTCACCGCCGCCCTGCGCAGCGTGTTCGCCCAGGAGAGCGCTGAGGAGATCGCGTCACGCTGGGACGATCTGGCCGCCTCGCTGGCGGAGCGCTTCCCCAAGGCCGCTGCGCTCATGCACGGCGCCAAGGAGGACGTGCTGGCTTTCCGGCCCTTCCCCAGGGACCACTGGCGCAAGATCTGGAGCACCAACCTGCTGGAGCGGGTCAACGAGGAAATCAAACGCCGCACCAGGGTCGTCGGCATCTTCCCCAACGACGCGTCGATCACCCGCCTGGTGGGCGCGGTACTGCTGGAGCAGCACGAGCACTGGCAGCTGGAGGGCCGGCGCATGTTCTCAGCCGAGAGCATGGCGACCATCCCGGAGCTGGATGCCATCCCTGCTCTCCAGGCCCTCAGCACCTGAGAGAGGCAGGACGCAGGCCCCAGGTGATCGAGGCTGCAGCGCCCCCAGAGGGCGCAGCGGCCTTGATCGCAGCCCGGGGGCCGGCCGCTGCCACCTCCAGGCCGCAGAAGTCACTCCAACTCACAACACATCCGCAAGCTGACGAAAGACTTGACAAGTCATTCGTCCTGATTCATCGTGATTGAATGAGGCGCATCTGCACCTCCGGAATGACAGCCCGTCATTCCACCCTGTTCACCCTCTGACTAGGGCATTCGGGCCTCGGGTTTTACACCACGCAAAGGGACGCGGCCCTGCACCTGAGGATCAGGATGGTCGTAGCTCCACTCAGCCCGGTTGACGTGGACCCCAAAATCTGATCCAGTCCTTATGAGAGCTTCCCTACCGGCCAGACTTGGCCAGGAGAAGCCCCATAAAACGCAAACGCCACAACCCCGAGCAGATCATCCGCAAGCTGCGGACGGCTGACCAGCTACTGAACCAAGGACAGGCCGTTGCCGATGTGTGCCGAGCACTGGAGGTGTCGGCAGCGACGTATCACCGCTGGAGACAGCAGCTCTACGACGGCATGAAAGCCACGGAGGCGAAACGACTCAAGGAGCTTGAGCAGGAGAACAGCAGGCTCAAACGACTGCTCGCTGATGCCGAACTCGATAAAGCCATGCTCAAGGAGTTGTCGGAGGGAAACTTTTGAGCCCGGAACGTCGCCGCAGGGCCGTGATGGTTCTGCAGGATCGATTCCGGTTGTCCCAGCGGCGTGCCTGCCGTCTCGCCGGCCAGAACCGCAACACTCAACGCCGCCCAGTGCCGGTGGCGGCCATTGAGGAGCACAAGCTGCGGCAGCGGATCCGGGAGTTGGCCCGGCGCCACGTGCGCTGGGGCCGGCGGTTGGTCTACCGGCGCCTGCGGATCGAAGGCTGGAGCGTGAACCACAAGCGGGTGCAACGGCTCTGGCGCGAGGAGGGGCTCCAGCGG from Synechococcus sp. CBW1107 encodes the following:
- a CDS encoding IS256 family transposase; the encoded protein is MPKTHAAVPELASLLDGSSAGELIPELARHGLQQLIELELAAFLGADWHERTEERLGHRNGYRPRTLTTQVGDLALQIPKLRAGSFLPSILEPRRRVDQALYAVIMEAYIGGVSTRKVDALVAALGSQSGISKSQVSRICQEIDQQVQAFLSRPLESSGYAYVYLDATYLKGRLGKAQQVCSRAVVVAMGVNEDGRRELLGLKVGDSETESFWAEFIAHLKERGLGGVRLVISDAHTGLTKAIRRQLQGSVWQRCRVHFARNLLQCVPKAHQGMVTAALRSVFAQESAEEIASRWDDLAASLAERFPKAAALMHGAKEDVLAFRPFPRDHWRKIWSTNLLERVNEEIKRRTRVVGIFPNDASITRLVGAVLLEQHEHWQLEGRRMFSAESMATIPELDAIPALQALST
- a CDS encoding IS3 family transposase (programmed frameshift); this encodes MKRKRHNPEQIIRKLRTADQLLNQGQAVADVCRALEVSAATYHRWRQQLYDGMKATEAKRLKELEQENSRLKRLLADAELDKAMLKELFGGKLLSPERRRRAVMVLQDRFRLSQRRACRLAGQNRNTQRRPVPVAAIEEHKLRQRIRELARRHVRWGRRLVYRRLRIEGWSVNHKRVQRLWREEGLQRPTPRKQKRARPADGSVRRHRAEHPHQVWAMDFQFDATADGRRLKFLNVIDEHSRLCLAIRVGRRCKAKDVVAVLEELTSLYPAPAFIRSDNSPEFIAKALRDWCEASTTTSTAYIAPGSPWENGFAESFNGRFRDEFLNTELFTTAPEAQILADRWRWEYNSLRPHSALQGLTPLEAAQQGAAA
- a CDS encoding transposase; translated protein: MKPTYDTAVRDQVRQRMSPPNRESVAEIARSTGITTQTLYNWRSQWQKQGQLVPATTKPPEQWSALDKLAAVIQAAGLSGPDLGAFCRERGLYPKQLARWRQAAEDANGPSAPSMADQRELQRKNQELIRQNRRLQRELEKKEKALSEAATLLMLSKKLDQLWPRDEEQ
- a CDS encoding IS3 family transposase — translated: MIPPEDRSQLMELFREGLKEGASATAIADLIGICSRTLRRWGIAFQTHGFSQDRRKGSPRNVAHRFTPEERQRLIHIVNDPRFADLTPAQIVAILAEERIYVGSESTIYRIMRQEGLLNHRGRTRLPREPREVPVLEATGIHQVLAWDITLLPGPVKGQFYYLYMVMDVWSRRILGAEVHEHECSELASAFFDRVCRDEGISKETAAVLHSDNGAPMRSFTLAAKMAELGVSLSFSRPRVSNDNAYAESWFRTMKYHQSYPLRRFRDLLSVKAWVDGFVEWYNAEHRHSGIKYVTPNQRHYGQADAICAIRQQTYEEARQRHPQRWSRPPRNWLQPQVVSINHPRPQKPVAA